In the genome of Enterococcus hirae ATCC 9790, one region contains:
- a CDS encoding SOS response-associated peptidase — protein sequence MCGRYFFDLASDELKKYYEQVKPQAESRQIHIGKNEIFPSNHVVTLGLNQESVVVPGITRWGFTGFKKGQLMINARAETVEEKKTFSHPFKETRCVFPMSGFYEWDSDKHKVMFTDSQTSVLYVGGFYRIHKNEAGFETESIILTTQPSQSVLPVHDRMPLILAKEQIKDWLNDLDFARSQLTAKMPELSRRNVDENHI from the coding sequence ATGTGTGGACGTTATTTTTTTGATTTAGCATCCGATGAGCTGAAAAAATATTATGAACAAGTAAAGCCACAGGCGGAAAGTCGGCAAATCCACATTGGAAAAAATGAAATTTTTCCATCGAACCATGTAGTAACATTAGGTCTTAATCAAGAATCCGTTGTTGTGCCAGGTATCACTCGTTGGGGCTTTACCGGTTTTAAAAAAGGACAGCTAATGATCAATGCTCGAGCAGAAACTGTGGAAGAAAAAAAGACATTCTCTCACCCTTTCAAAGAGACTCGTTGTGTTTTCCCAATGTCGGGTTTTTATGAATGGGATTCTGATAAACACAAAGTAATGTTCACTGACAGTCAAACGTCCGTCCTTTATGTCGGTGGTTTTTATCGAATCCATAAAAATGAAGCTGGATTTGAAACCGAATCAATCATTTTGACCACTCAACCAAGTCAATCAGTGCTTCCCGTTCATGATCGCATGCCCTTAATCCTAGCAAAAGAACAGATTAAAGACTGGCTTAATGATTTAGATTTTGCAAGGAGTCAACTGACAGCGAAGATGCCTGAGTTAAGTCGACGAAATGTAGACGAAAACCATATATAA
- a CDS encoding ABC transporter permease/substrate binding protein — protein MNNLLNYQLPVADWVEKLTEWFTTTFAGLFAFLQTIGQAVMSGITNLLLVIPAPVFILLLTVVAFFISKKRPGLTLFTLIGLWFIYNQGLWSDLMNTVTLVLLSSMISIIIGVPLGILMAKSSKAQSIIKPILDFMQTMPGFVYLIPAVAFFGIGMVPGVFASVIFALPPTVRFTNLGIRQVPKELVEASDSFGSTSWQKLFKLELPLAKSTIMAGINQTTMLSLSMVVIASMIGAPGLGRGVLSALQRAQVGNGFVNGVALVILAIIIDRFTQHLNQPNNKKATGANKQKSKKRQGIIIGAVVVVILGAIGLGSLANNKETKKINLSYVEWDTEVASTNVVAEVLKGMGYDVSITPLDNSIMWESVSKGESDGMVAAWLPKTHGSQYAQYKDQINDLGANLTGAKVGLAVPSYMDVNSIEELTNQAGKKITGIEPGAGVVNAAENTIKQYDNLKDWTVETSSSGAMTVALGQAIKKKEPIVITGWTPHWMFAKYDLKYLEDPKKAMGSAEEIHTIVRKGLKEDQPEAYKVLDNFHWSEKDMEKVMLEINNGKDPQQAAQDWIKENQKTVDSWKE, from the coding sequence ATGAATAATTTATTAAACTATCAATTACCCGTAGCAGATTGGGTTGAAAAATTGACAGAATGGTTTACGACTACGTTTGCAGGATTATTTGCTTTTCTACAAACGATCGGGCAAGCAGTGATGTCTGGGATCACTAATTTATTATTAGTTATTCCAGCACCAGTGTTCATCCTTTTATTAACAGTCGTTGCATTCTTTATCTCTAAGAAACGTCCAGGACTGACCTTGTTTACGTTGATCGGTCTATGGTTTATTTACAATCAAGGGTTATGGTCTGATTTGATGAATACTGTGACACTTGTCTTATTGTCTAGTATGATCTCCATCATTATTGGTGTACCATTAGGAATCTTAATGGCAAAAAGCAGCAAAGCGCAAAGTATCATCAAACCGATCCTTGACTTTATGCAAACTATGCCAGGATTTGTTTACTTGATCCCAGCAGTTGCATTCTTTGGGATTGGGATGGTTCCAGGGGTATTCGCCTCAGTTATCTTTGCGTTACCACCAACTGTTCGTTTCACAAATCTAGGTATTCGCCAAGTACCAAAAGAATTGGTGGAAGCATCTGATTCATTTGGTAGTACCAGTTGGCAAAAACTGTTCAAGTTAGAATTACCATTGGCTAAAAGTACGATCATGGCGGGGATCAACCAAACCACCATGTTGTCACTTTCAATGGTCGTGATTGCTTCAATGATTGGAGCGCCAGGATTAGGTCGTGGCGTCTTGTCAGCATTACAACGTGCACAAGTCGGAAATGGATTTGTTAACGGGGTAGCTTTAGTTATCTTGGCGATCATCATTGACCGTTTTACGCAACATTTGAATCAACCAAATAATAAAAAAGCGACAGGTGCGAACAAACAAAAAAGTAAAAAACGCCAAGGAATCATTATTGGAGCTGTAGTGGTTGTGATTTTAGGTGCCATTGGCTTAGGTAGTTTAGCTAATAACAAAGAAACAAAAAAAATCAATCTTTCATATGTAGAATGGGATACTGAAGTAGCTTCAACGAATGTAGTTGCTGAAGTACTTAAAGGAATGGGCTATGATGTGTCGATCACACCATTAGATAATTCCATCATGTGGGAATCTGTTTCTAAAGGAGAATCAGATGGGATGGTAGCTGCTTGGTTACCAAAAACCCATGGTTCTCAATATGCACAGTACAAAGACCAAATAAATGATCTAGGTGCTAATTTAACTGGTGCTAAAGTTGGCTTAGCTGTTCCAAGCTATATGGATGTCAACTCGATTGAAGAATTAACCAATCAAGCAGGTAAGAAAATCACCGGTATTGAACCTGGTGCCGGAGTCGTCAATGCTGCTGAAAATACAATCAAGCAATATGACAACTTAAAAGATTGGACCGTAGAAACTTCTTCTTCAGGTGCGATGACAGTGGCATTAGGTCAAGCCATCAAAAAGAAAGAACCAATCGTTATTACTGGTTGGACTCCACATTGGATGTTTGCTAAATATGACTTGAAGTATCTTGAAGATCCTAAAAAAGCTATGGGAAGTGCTGAAGAAATCCATACGATCGTCCGCAAAGGATTAAAAGAAGACCAACCAGAAGCATATAAGGTCTTAGATAATTTCCATTGGTCAGAAAAAGATATGGAAAAAGTCATGTTAGAAATCAATAACGGAAAAGATCCACAACAAGCAGCGCAAGACTGGATCAAAGAAAATCAAAAAACAGTCGATAGCTGGAAAGAATAA
- a CDS encoding quaternary amine ABC transporter ATP-binding protein has protein sequence MVKVEVKNLTKIFGKKTQVALEMMKNHQPKTDILKKTGATVGVYDASFDVQEGEIFVIMGLSGSGKSTLIRLLNRLIEPTAGNIYIDGEDISKLSKEELREVRRHKINMVFQNFGLFPHRTILENTEYGLEVRGVPKEERQQKAEQALENSSLLSFKDQYPNQLSGGMQQRVGLARALANDPEILLMDEAFSALDPLIRREMQDELLELQSNVQKTIIFITHDLNEALRIGDRIALMKDGEIMQIGTGEEILTNPANDYVREFVEEVDRSKVLTAQNIMVPALTTNIESDGPNVALTRMRNEEVSMLMAVDRKRNLKGIITADQALEARRQKRPLIDFLDENVTVIGKDMIVSDIFNIIYDSPTPLAVVDNGKLKGVVIRGSVIEALAESGEVNEHE, from the coding sequence TTGGTAAAGGTAGAAGTAAAAAATTTAACAAAAATATTTGGTAAAAAGACACAAGTAGCTTTAGAAATGATGAAGAATCATCAACCGAAGACAGATATATTGAAAAAAACCGGCGCAACGGTCGGTGTTTACGATGCTAGCTTTGATGTTCAAGAAGGCGAAATATTCGTTATCATGGGTCTTTCCGGTAGTGGGAAATCAACCTTGATTCGATTATTGAATCGTTTGATCGAACCAACAGCAGGAAACATCTATATCGATGGAGAAGACATCTCAAAATTGAGTAAAGAAGAACTTCGTGAAGTTCGTCGTCACAAGATCAATATGGTTTTCCAAAACTTTGGGTTATTTCCACATCGTACGATCTTAGAAAATACGGAATATGGTTTAGAAGTTCGAGGAGTTCCGAAAGAAGAACGCCAACAAAAAGCAGAACAAGCACTTGAAAACTCAAGTTTGCTTTCATTTAAAGATCAATATCCAAATCAATTATCTGGTGGGATGCAACAACGTGTGGGGCTAGCTCGAGCATTAGCCAACGATCCAGAGATTTTATTGATGGATGAAGCTTTTTCTGCTCTTGATCCGTTGATTCGCCGTGAAATGCAAGATGAACTACTCGAATTACAATCAAATGTCCAAAAAACAATCATTTTCATCACCCATGATCTAAACGAAGCGTTGCGAATCGGTGACCGTATTGCATTGATGAAAGATGGTGAAATCATGCAAATCGGCACAGGGGAAGAAATCTTAACGAATCCTGCTAACGATTATGTTCGAGAATTTGTGGAGGAAGTGGATCGCTCCAAAGTCTTAACAGCTCAAAATATCATGGTTCCAGCGTTGACTACCAATATTGAATCAGATGGTCCGAATGTTGCATTGACTCGAATGCGCAACGAAGAAGTAAGTATGTTGATGGCAGTCGATAGAAAACGAAACTTAAAAGGAATCATTACAGCTGATCAAGCGCTAGAAGCCAGACGCCAAAAACGGCCGTTAATTGATTTCTTAGATGAAAATGTCACTGTCATTGGGAAAGACATGATTGTCAGTGATATCTTCAATATTATTTATGATTCACCTACGCCACTAGCAGTCGTTGACAACGGTAAACTTAAAGGGGTTGTCATTCGAGGAAGTGTGATTGAAGCATTAGCAGAATCAGGTGAGGTGAATGAACATGAATAA
- a CDS encoding GntR family transcriptional regulator, giving the protein MAGKKKIVRPRYQQIAVDLAERIVENRYQVGEKIHARSTLASTYNASPETTRKAINVLVDLGIMEVRHGSGAFVASKEKAKDFLLQYQDVQSIQETKAEIMASVEKQQEELDHFSQLLDQLVSQTKRIHKMNPLLPFELTLTKEATHLDRSISELNIWQATGATVIAISHKEELLVSPGPYAKFTAGDTVHFIGNEFTLQRMTNFFYPEN; this is encoded by the coding sequence ATGGCAGGAAAGAAAAAAATTGTTCGTCCAAGATACCAACAAATCGCAGTTGATCTGGCTGAACGAATCGTGGAAAACCGTTATCAGGTAGGGGAGAAGATCCATGCGAGATCCACTTTAGCAAGTACATATAATGCTTCTCCTGAAACTACAAGAAAAGCAATCAATGTGCTAGTTGATCTAGGGATCATGGAGGTTCGCCATGGCAGTGGGGCATTCGTTGCCTCAAAAGAGAAAGCCAAAGATTTTTTATTACAATACCAAGATGTTCAATCGATCCAAGAAACAAAAGCTGAAATTATGGCAAGTGTAGAAAAGCAACAAGAAGAATTGGATCATTTTTCACAATTATTAGATCAATTAGTCAGTCAAACGAAACGGATACATAAGATGAATCCTTTATTGCCATTTGAATTAACGTTGACGAAAGAAGCGACCCATCTTGACCGCTCCATCAGCGAGTTGAATATTTGGCAAGCAACAGGAGCGACAGTGATTGCGATTTCCCATAAAGAAGAGTTGCTCGTTTCACCTGGACCGTATGCTAAATTCACAGCGGGTGACACTGTACATTTCATTGGAAACGAATTTACCTTACAAAGAATGACTAATTTCTTCTATCCAGAAAACTAG
- the feoB gene encoding ferrous iron transport protein B, whose product MKVALVGNPNSGKSSLFNALTGAKQYVGNWPGVTVEKKEGKMKKNPIIKIQDLPGIYSLSPYTPEEVIARDYLTNECPDLIINIVDATNLERNLYLTSQLLDLGIPIIIGLNMMDIIKKNGKKINVEKLSYGLGIPVIPISVLKKEGLDKFTKKIIDASKQPKEQKVSLLTNYDDRLEAAIHEIEEILGKDQPFQRWSAIKYFERDPQLWEKQTITTKQEKEIEQLIRLTERLFDEDSETIVINERYEWLTQLTELCVVSTDSFRLSISDKIDRIVTNRWFALPIFAFVMWLIYYLAIQTIGTMGTDWINDTLFGSWLPQHVEQVLVNWQVAQWMQQLILNGIIAGVGAVLGFLPQLIVLFLCLSFLEDCGYMSRIAFVMDRLFRKFGLSGKSFIPMLIATGCGVPGVMASRTIENEQDRRLTIMVTTFMPCSAKLPIIALIAGAFFPHTSWVAPSAYFLGMSSIVLSGIMLKKTKLFAGDTAPFIMELPAYHFPQGTTILRQTYDRSKSFVKKAGTIIFVSSILIWFTSSYNFFGQPVTEDQSILASVGRIVAPLFQPLGWGNWQGTVATITGLVAKENVIGTFGILFGHKEVAENGREIWQALQGTYTSAAAYSLLSFNLLCAPCFAAIGAIHREMNSRKWTLIAVGYQCGFAYLVSFMIYQFAHLLEGGSIVFSTYLAGMVLIGLGYALLKKQQKKQEILTLSLEGGN is encoded by the coding sequence ATGAAGGTAGCTTTAGTCGGTAACCCTAATAGTGGAAAGAGTAGTTTATTCAATGCCTTAACTGGTGCTAAACAATACGTAGGGAATTGGCCAGGGGTAACGGTGGAAAAAAAAGAAGGAAAAATGAAGAAGAATCCGATAATCAAGATTCAAGATTTACCTGGAATCTATTCCCTGTCACCTTATACACCTGAAGAAGTAATTGCGAGAGATTATTTGACCAACGAATGTCCTGATCTGATCATCAATATTGTCGATGCCACAAATTTAGAAAGAAATCTTTATCTGACTTCACAATTATTAGATCTAGGAATCCCCATCATTATCGGACTGAATATGATGGATATCATTAAAAAAAATGGCAAAAAAATCAATGTCGAAAAATTAAGTTATGGTTTAGGCATACCTGTGATTCCTATCAGTGTATTGAAAAAAGAAGGATTGGATAAATTCACGAAGAAAATCATTGATGCCTCCAAGCAGCCAAAAGAACAGAAGGTATCCTTACTAACTAATTATGACGATCGACTAGAAGCTGCAATCCATGAAATCGAAGAGATATTAGGAAAAGATCAGCCTTTTCAACGCTGGTCTGCCATCAAATATTTTGAGCGTGATCCACAGTTATGGGAAAAACAAACAATAACGACAAAACAAGAAAAAGAAATTGAGCAGCTGATTCGTCTGACAGAGAGACTATTTGATGAAGATAGCGAAACAATAGTTATTAATGAACGATATGAATGGCTAACGCAACTTACTGAACTTTGTGTCGTGTCTACGGATTCATTTCGCTTGTCCATCAGTGATAAAATCGATCGAATCGTTACTAATCGCTGGTTCGCTTTACCAATTTTTGCTTTTGTCATGTGGCTGATCTATTATTTAGCGATTCAAACAATCGGAACAATGGGAACTGATTGGATCAATGACACGTTATTTGGCAGCTGGTTGCCACAACACGTCGAACAGGTACTGGTCAACTGGCAAGTGGCACAGTGGATGCAACAATTGATCCTCAATGGAATCATAGCAGGGGTAGGCGCAGTGTTGGGCTTTCTACCTCAGCTGATCGTCTTGTTCTTGTGTTTAAGTTTCTTGGAAGATTGTGGCTACATGTCACGGATCGCTTTTGTGATGGATCGTTTATTTCGGAAATTTGGTTTGTCAGGAAAATCGTTTATTCCTATGTTGATTGCTACAGGTTGTGGCGTTCCAGGGGTGATGGCTAGCCGAACCATTGAAAATGAGCAAGATCGGCGCTTGACGATTATGGTCACGACGTTTATGCCATGTTCTGCTAAATTACCAATCATTGCTTTGATTGCAGGAGCTTTTTTCCCCCATACTTCTTGGGTAGCACCCTCTGCTTATTTTCTAGGTATGTCTTCCATCGTTTTATCAGGGATCATGTTGAAGAAGACGAAGTTATTTGCTGGCGATACCGCACCATTTATTATGGAACTACCAGCGTATCATTTTCCACAAGGAACAACGATTTTACGCCAAACCTATGACCGCAGTAAATCATTCGTCAAAAAAGCAGGAACGATCATCTTTGTTTCAAGTATTTTGATTTGGTTTACTTCTTCGTATAACTTTTTTGGTCAACCTGTTACAGAAGATCAAAGTATTCTAGCAAGTGTTGGACGGATTGTGGCTCCTCTTTTCCAACCACTAGGATGGGGGAATTGGCAAGGAACAGTAGCTACGATCACTGGATTAGTGGCCAAAGAAAATGTCATTGGGACTTTTGGTATTTTGTTTGGGCACAAAGAAGTAGCGGAAAATGGTCGAGAGATTTGGCAAGCATTACAAGGTACGTATACTTCCGCTGCTGCTTATTCCTTGTTGTCGTTCAATCTGCTTTGTGCCCCTTGTTTTGCAGCAATCGGTGCGATCCATCGTGAAATGAATTCAAGGAAATGGACACTGATCGCAGTTGGTTATCAATGTGGGTTTGCTTACTTGGTAAGCTTCATGATTTATCAGTTCGCTCATTTATTAGAAGGCGGCTCTATCGTATTTTCGACTTATTTAGCAGGTATGGTCCTGATTGGATTAGGTTACGCTTTATTGAAAAAGCAGCAGAAGAAACAAGAAATTTTGACGTTATCATTAGAAGGTGGAAATTAA
- a CDS encoding FeoA family protein has protein sequence MNLNATLSLDATVPLEEAKLNLVYQIEKLQTSEAVKKHLQNLGIIVGSKLVVINRSGSNGIVLLKNNRIAIDRELFKQILVKKNELSKDNWTSLDQLTVGERGIVVGIHGKGAVKRRLMDMGVTKNVPLTVRKLAPLGDPLEITLRGYELTLRKEEAMLILVQKEV, from the coding sequence ATGAATTTGAATGCTACTTTATCTTTAGATGCCACTGTCCCTTTAGAAGAAGCGAAGCTAAATCTTGTTTACCAAATTGAAAAATTGCAAACGAGTGAAGCAGTCAAAAAACATTTGCAAAATCTCGGTATAATCGTTGGAAGTAAACTCGTTGTTATCAATCGATCAGGAAGTAATGGAATCGTCCTGCTAAAAAATAATCGGATCGCGATCGATCGAGAGTTGTTTAAACAAATTTTAGTGAAAAAGAACGAACTTTCTAAGGATAACTGGACTTCATTAGATCAACTGACTGTTGGAGAACGAGGAATCGTTGTAGGGATACATGGAAAAGGCGCTGTTAAACGGCGTTTGATGGATATGGGTGTAACGAAAAATGTTCCTTTGACCGTAAGAAAATTAGCACCACTAGGAGACCCGTTAGAAATTACCTTGCGAGGGTATGAGTTAACGCTTCGTAAAGAAGAAGCAATGTTGATCCTTGTGCAAAAAGAGGTGTAA
- the nrdH gene encoding glutaredoxin-like protein NrdH — protein sequence MNVKIFSKNNCMQCKMVKRFLTDNQIDFEEVNIDEQPDAIEWLKAQGFQSVPVITSDAQTVIGFRPDQLRKLAS from the coding sequence ATGAATGTCAAAATATTTTCTAAAAATAATTGTATGCAATGCAAGATGGTCAAACGCTTTTTAACTGACAACCAAATCGATTTTGAAGAAGTTAATATCGACGAACAACCAGATGCAATTGAATGGTTAAAAGCTCAAGGATTCCAAAGTGTTCCTGTCATTACGTCAGATGCACAAACGGTGATCGGGTTTCGACCAGATCAACTTCGCAAACTTGCTAGTTAG
- the nrdE gene encoding class 1b ribonucleoside-diphosphate reductase subunit alpha: MSLKQLKDVSYFKLNNEINRPVNGQIPLNKDKEALTAFFEENVKPNTMTFATAMDKINYLIENDYLESEFIQLYSAEFIESLYQFLAEQHFTFKSFMAAYKFYSQYALKTNDGTAYLESYEDRVAFNALYFANGDEQLALSLADEMIHQRYQPATPSFLNAGRKRRGELVSCFLTQVTDDMNSIGRSINSALQLSRIGGGVGITLSNLREAGAPIKGYEGAASGVVPVMKLFEDSFSYSNQLGQRQGAGVVYLNVFHPDIIAFLSAKKENADEKIRVKTLSLGVIVPDKFYELARKNEEMYLFSPYSVEKEYGVPFSYVDITAEYDHLVANPNIRKQKIKARELENEISKLQQESGYPYIINIDTANRENPVDGKIIMSNLCSEILQVQTPSVINGKQEYEVLGTDISCNLGSTNIVNLMDSPDFGQSVRTMTRALTYITDASDIDVVPPIQNGNKLNHTIGLGAMGLHTFFAKEQMAYGSEESLDFTNIYFMLLNYWTLVESNTIARERKQVFHNFEKSAYADGSYFDKYVTGEFQPKSDKVKALFEGIFIPTAEDWENLKQAIMTDGLYHQNRLAVAPNGSISYINDTSASIHPITRMIEERQEKKIGKIYYPAPYLSNETIPYYTSAYDMDMRKVIDIYATAQQHVDQGMSLTLFMRSEIPEGLYEWKTTTKQTTRDLNILRHYAFHKGIKSIYYVRTFTDDAEEIGSNQCESCVI; encoded by the coding sequence ATGAGTCTTAAGCAGTTAAAAGATGTTAGTTACTTTAAATTAAACAATGAAATCAATCGACCAGTAAATGGTCAGATCCCGCTAAATAAAGATAAAGAAGCGCTAACCGCTTTTTTTGAAGAAAATGTCAAACCAAACACGATGACGTTTGCAACAGCAATGGATAAAATCAATTATTTGATTGAAAACGACTATTTAGAGTCAGAATTTATCCAACTGTACTCTGCTGAATTTATTGAATCACTTTATCAATTTTTAGCAGAACAACACTTTACCTTTAAATCATTTATGGCTGCCTACAAATTTTATTCACAATATGCGTTAAAAACGAATGATGGTACTGCTTATCTTGAATCTTATGAAGATCGAGTAGCTTTCAACGCACTTTATTTTGCTAATGGTGATGAACAATTAGCGTTGTCTTTAGCAGATGAAATGATCCACCAACGTTACCAACCTGCTACCCCTTCTTTCTTGAATGCCGGTCGGAAACGTCGTGGGGAACTCGTTTCTTGTTTCTTGACACAAGTAACTGATGATATGAACTCTATCGGTCGTTCGATCAACTCTGCTTTACAACTATCACGTATCGGTGGTGGTGTTGGGATCACTCTTTCAAACCTACGTGAAGCGGGGGCACCGATCAAAGGTTATGAAGGAGCAGCAAGTGGTGTTGTCCCTGTTATGAAATTATTTGAAGATAGTTTTAGCTATTCAAACCAATTAGGTCAACGTCAAGGTGCTGGTGTCGTTTATTTGAACGTCTTCCACCCAGATATCATTGCTTTTCTTTCTGCCAAGAAAGAAAATGCAGATGAAAAGATCCGAGTAAAGACACTTTCACTTGGTGTAATCGTTCCTGATAAATTTTACGAGTTAGCTCGTAAAAATGAAGAAATGTATCTTTTCAGTCCTTATAGTGTGGAAAAAGAATATGGCGTGCCATTTTCTTATGTCGACATCACTGCTGAGTATGATCATTTAGTAGCGAATCCTAATATTCGGAAACAAAAAATCAAAGCACGTGAACTTGAAAATGAAATTTCGAAATTACAACAAGAATCCGGTTATCCTTATATCATCAATATTGATACAGCTAATCGTGAAAATCCAGTTGACGGAAAGATCATCATGAGTAACTTGTGTTCGGAAATCCTACAAGTTCAAACACCTTCTGTTATCAATGGAAAACAAGAATATGAAGTATTAGGAACGGACATCTCATGTAATCTCGGTTCGACTAACATCGTTAACTTGATGGACAGCCCTGATTTTGGTCAGTCTGTGCGTACGATGACACGGGCATTGACTTACATCACAGATGCTTCCGATATCGATGTTGTCCCTCCAATCCAAAATGGAAACAAATTGAATCATACGATCGGACTAGGAGCAATGGGCTTACACACTTTCTTTGCGAAGGAACAAATGGCGTATGGCTCTGAAGAATCCTTAGATTTCACAAATATTTACTTTATGCTTTTAAATTACTGGACATTAGTTGAAAGTAATACGATTGCTCGTGAAAGAAAACAAGTCTTCCATAACTTTGAAAAATCTGCTTATGCAGATGGAAGCTATTTTGATAAATATGTTACTGGAGAATTCCAACCAAAATCTGATAAAGTAAAAGCTTTATTTGAAGGAATCTTTATTCCAACTGCTGAAGATTGGGAAAACTTAAAACAAGCGATCATGACCGATGGTTTATACCATCAAAATCGTCTAGCTGTAGCACCGAATGGTTCGATTTCTTATATCAATGACACTAGTGCAAGTATTCATCCGATTACACGCATGATCGAAGAGCGTCAAGAAAAGAAAATCGGGAAAATCTATTACCCAGCGCCTTATCTGTCAAATGAAACAATTCCTTACTATACTTCAGCTTATGACATGGACATGCGAAAAGTCATTGACATTTACGCAACTGCTCAACAACATGTAGATCAAGGAATGAGTTTAACCCTATTTATGCGTTCTGAAATCCCAGAAGGTCTATATGAATGGAAAACAACGACTAAACAAACAACACGTGATTTGAATATCTTACGTCACTACGCTTTCCATAAAGGAATCAAATCAATTTATTACGTTCGGACGTTTACTGATGATGCAGAAGAAATCGGCAGCAATCAATGTGAAAGTTGTGTCATCTAA
- the nrdF gene encoding class 1b ribonucleoside-diphosphate reductase subunit beta — MSETYYEAINWNEIEDIIDKSTWEKLTEQFWLDTRIPLSNDLDDWRTLSQLEKDTVGHVFGGLTLLDTVQSESGMDQLRKDVRTPHEEAVLNNIQFMESVHAKSYSSIFSTLNTKKEIEEIFEWTNTNPYLQKKAERINEIYKNGTALEKKIASVFLETFLFYSGFYTPLYYLGNNKLANVAEIIKLIIRDESVHGTYIGYKFQLGYNELSEEAQEQLKDWMYNLLYELYENEERYTEELYDPIGWTEEVKTFLRYNANKALMNLGMDPLFPDTANDVNPIVMNGISTGTSNHDFFSQVGNGYLLGHVEAMQDDDYLIGLDD; from the coding sequence ATGTCAGAAACTTACTATGAAGCAATAAACTGGAATGAAATTGAAGATATCATTGATAAATCTACGTGGGAGAAACTAACTGAACAATTTTGGTTAGATACCCGTATTCCTTTGTCTAATGATTTAGATGACTGGCGGACACTGTCACAGTTAGAAAAAGATACGGTTGGCCATGTCTTCGGTGGACTGACTTTACTCGATACTGTCCAATCAGAAAGCGGAATGGATCAGCTGCGTAAGGATGTCCGTACGCCGCATGAAGAGGCTGTATTGAACAATATCCAATTTATGGAATCGGTCCATGCAAAAAGTTATTCTTCCATTTTTAGTACATTGAATACAAAAAAAGAAATCGAAGAAATCTTTGAATGGACGAATACAAATCCTTATTTACAAAAAAAAGCGGAACGTATCAATGAAATCTACAAAAATGGCACAGCTTTAGAAAAGAAAATCGCTAGTGTGTTCTTAGAAACATTCTTATTTTATTCCGGCTTTTATACTCCTCTTTATTATTTAGGAAATAATAAGTTAGCGAATGTAGCAGAAATCATCAAATTGATTATTCGAGATGAATCTGTTCATGGGACTTACATTGGCTACAAATTCCAATTAGGTTACAATGAACTATCAGAAGAAGCACAAGAACAGCTAAAAGACTGGATGTATAATTTATTATATGAATTGTACGAAAATGAAGAACGTTATACCGAGGAACTGTATGATCCAATCGGTTGGACGGAAGAAGTAAAAACATTCTTGCGCTACAATGCCAATAAAGCATTGATGAACCTGGGAATGGATCCACTTTTTCCAGATACAGCGAATGATGTCAATCCAATCGTGATGAACGGTATCTCTACCGGTACCAGCAACCATGATTTCTTCTCACAAGTGGGAAATGGCTACCTCTTAGGGCATGTGGAAGCAATGCAAGATGACGATTATTTGATTGGTTTAGATGACTAA